A stretch of Salvelinus alpinus chromosome 4, SLU_Salpinus.1, whole genome shotgun sequence DNA encodes these proteins:
- the dnd1 gene encoding dead end protein 1 isoform X1, giving the protein MEERSSQQVLNPERLKALEMWLQETDVKLTQVNGQRKYGGPPDDWLGAPPGPGCEVFISQIPRDVFEDQLIPLFRAVGPLWEFRLMMNFSGQNRGFAYAKYDSPASAAAAIRSLHGRALGSGARLSVRRSTEKRQLCLGELPTSTRREQLLQVLLDFSEGVEGVSLRAGPGEQGMSAVVVYASHHAASMAKKVLIEAFKKRFGLAITLKWQSSSRPKHEEPPRPSKTPPSSPPKPPRRSLDSPRPPLRLAQRQLPAFSRAVRAPSPMVHAAPESSRGATMVPPVDAAALLQGVCEVYGQGKPLYDLQYHNMGPDGFLCFSYRVYVPGLATPFTGMVQTLPGPTPGATQEEARRATAQQVLSTLYRA; this is encoded by the exons ATGGAGGAGCGTTCAAGTCAG CAGGTGTTGAACCCGGAGCGACTGAAGGCGCTGGAGATGTGGCTGCAGGAGACTGACGTCAAACTGACACAGGTCAATGGCCAGAGGAAATATGGAGGTCCACCTGATG ACTGGCTTGGTGCCCCCCCTGGGCCGGGCTGTGAGGTGTTCATAAGCCAGATCCCGCGGGATGTCTTTGAGGACCAGCTGATTCCGCTGTTCCGTGCCGTGGGCCCCCTCTGGGAGTTCCGCCTCATGATGAACTTCAGCGGACAGAACCGTGGCTTTGCCTACGCCAAGTACGACAGCCCTGCCTCGGCCGCTGCCGCCATCCGCTCGTTGCATGGCCGTGCCCTGGGGTCAGGGGCACGCCTCAGTGTACGGCGCAGCACGGAGAAGCGTCAGCTCTGTCTTGGGGAGCTGCCCACCAGCACAAGGAGGGAGCAACTG CTGCAGGTGCTGCTGGACTTCTCTGAGGGGGTAGAGGGTGTGTCCCTGAGAGCAGGGCCTGGGGAACAGGGGATGTCTGCAGTGGTGGTCTATGCCTCCCACCATGCAGCTTCCATGGCCAAGAAGGTGCTGATTGAAG CCTTTAAGAAACGCTTCGGGCTGGCCATCACTTTGAAGTGGCAGTCCTCTTCTAGGCCCAAGCACGAAGAGCCTCCCAGACCCTCCAaaacccctccttcctctcctcccaaaCCTCCCCGCCGCTCCCTCGACAGCCCCCGGCCTCCCCTGCGCCTCGCCCAGCGTCAGCTCCCTGCCTTCTCCCGGGCTGTGAGGGCGCCCTCTCCCATGGTGCACGCTGCTCCTGAATCCTCCAGGGGGGCGACCATGGTGCCTCCTGTGGATGCAGCAGCCCTGCTCcagggtgtgtgtgaggtgtacggGCAGGGGAAGCCCCTCTATGACCTGCAGTACCACAACATGGGGCCTGATGGGTTCCTGTGCTTCAGCTACCGGGTGTATGTGCCGGGGCTGGCCACACCCTTCACTGGGATGGTGCAGACTCTGCCCGGCCCCACCCCTGGAGCCACACAGGAAGAGGCTCGCAGAGCTACAGCCCAGCAGGTCCTCAGCACTCTGTACAGGGCTTGA
- the dnd1 gene encoding dead end protein 1 isoform X3 — translation MEERSSQVLNPERLKALEMWLQETDVKLTQVNGQRKYGGPPDDWLGAPPGPGCEVFISQIPRDVFEDQLIPLFRAVGPLWEFRLMMNFSGQNRGFAYAKYDSPASAAAAIRSLHGRALGSGARLSVRRSTEKRQLCLGELPTSTRREQLLQVLLDFSEGVEGVSLRAGPGEQGMSAVVVYASHHAASMAKKVLIEAFKKRFGLAITLKWQSSSRPKHEEPPRPSKTPPSSPPKPPRRSLDSPRPPLRLAQRQLPAFSRAVRAPSPMVHAAPESSRGATMVPPVDAAALLQGVCEVYGQGKPLYDLQYHNMGPDGFLCFSYRVYVPGLATPFTGMVQTLPGPTPGATQEEARRATAQQVLSTLYRA, via the exons ATGGAGGAGCGTTCAAGTCAG GTGTTGAACCCGGAGCGACTGAAGGCGCTGGAGATGTGGCTGCAGGAGACTGACGTCAAACTGACACAGGTCAATGGCCAGAGGAAATATGGAGGTCCACCTGATG ACTGGCTTGGTGCCCCCCCTGGGCCGGGCTGTGAGGTGTTCATAAGCCAGATCCCGCGGGATGTCTTTGAGGACCAGCTGATTCCGCTGTTCCGTGCCGTGGGCCCCCTCTGGGAGTTCCGCCTCATGATGAACTTCAGCGGACAGAACCGTGGCTTTGCCTACGCCAAGTACGACAGCCCTGCCTCGGCCGCTGCCGCCATCCGCTCGTTGCATGGCCGTGCCCTGGGGTCAGGGGCACGCCTCAGTGTACGGCGCAGCACGGAGAAGCGTCAGCTCTGTCTTGGGGAGCTGCCCACCAGCACAAGGAGGGAGCAACTG CTGCAGGTGCTGCTGGACTTCTCTGAGGGGGTAGAGGGTGTGTCCCTGAGAGCAGGGCCTGGGGAACAGGGGATGTCTGCAGTGGTGGTCTATGCCTCCCACCATGCAGCTTCCATGGCCAAGAAGGTGCTGATTGAAG CCTTTAAGAAACGCTTCGGGCTGGCCATCACTTTGAAGTGGCAGTCCTCTTCTAGGCCCAAGCACGAAGAGCCTCCCAGACCCTCCAaaacccctccttcctctcctcccaaaCCTCCCCGCCGCTCCCTCGACAGCCCCCGGCCTCCCCTGCGCCTCGCCCAGCGTCAGCTCCCTGCCTTCTCCCGGGCTGTGAGGGCGCCCTCTCCCATGGTGCACGCTGCTCCTGAATCCTCCAGGGGGGCGACCATGGTGCCTCCTGTGGATGCAGCAGCCCTGCTCcagggtgtgtgtgaggtgtacggGCAGGGGAAGCCCCTCTATGACCTGCAGTACCACAACATGGGGCCTGATGGGTTCCTGTGCTTCAGCTACCGGGTGTATGTGCCGGGGCTGGCCACACCCTTCACTGGGATGGTGCAGACTCTGCCCGGCCCCACCCCTGGAGCCACACAGGAAGAGGCTCGCAGAGCTACAGCCCAGCAGGTCCTCAGCACTCTGTACAGGGCTTGA
- the dnd1 gene encoding dead end protein 1 isoform X2: protein MEERSSQQVLNPERLKALEMWLQETDVKLTQVNGQRKYGGPPDDWLGAPPGPGCEVFISQIPRDVFEDQLIPLFRAVGPLWEFRLMMNFSGQNRGFAYAKYDSPASAAAAIRSLHGRALGSGARLSVRRSTEKRQLCLGELPTSTRREQLLQVLLDFSEGVEGVSLRAGPGEQGMSAVVVYASHHAASMAKKVLIEAFKKRFGLAITLKWQSSSRPKHEEPPRPSKTPPSSPPKPPRRSLDSPRPPLRLAQRQLPAFSRAVRAPSPMVHAAPESSRGATMVPPVDAAALLQGVCEVYGQGKPLYDLQYHNMGPDGFLCFSYRVYVPGLATPFTGMVQTLPGPTPGATQEEARRATAQQVLSTLYRA from the exons ATGGAGGAGCGTTCAAGTCAG CAGGTGTTGAACCCGGAGCGACTGAAGGCGCTGGAGATGTGGCTGCAGGAGACTGACGTCAAACTGACACAGGTCAATGGCCAGAGGAAATATGGAGGTCCACCTGATG ACTGGCTTGGTGCCCCCCCTGGGCCGGGCTGTGAGGTGTTCATAAGCCAGATCCCGCGGGATGTCTTTGAGGACCAGCTGATTCCGCTGTTCCGTGCCGTGGGCCCCCTCTGGGAGTTCCGCCTCATGATGAACTTCAGCGGACAGAACCGTGGCTTTGCCTACGCCAAGTACGACAGCCCTGCCTCGGCCGCTGCCGCCATCCGCTCGTTGCATGGCCGTGCCCTGGGGTCAGGGGCACGCCTCAGTGTACGGCGCAGCACGGAGAAGCGTCAGCTCTGTCTTGGGGAGCTGCCCACCAGCACAAGGAGGGAGCAACTGCTGCAG GTGCTGCTGGACTTCTCTGAGGGGGTAGAGGGTGTGTCCCTGAGAGCAGGGCCTGGGGAACAGGGGATGTCTGCAGTGGTGGTCTATGCCTCCCACCATGCAGCTTCCATGGCCAAGAAGGTGCTGATTGAAG CCTTTAAGAAACGCTTCGGGCTGGCCATCACTTTGAAGTGGCAGTCCTCTTCTAGGCCCAAGCACGAAGAGCCTCCCAGACCCTCCAaaacccctccttcctctcctcccaaaCCTCCCCGCCGCTCCCTCGACAGCCCCCGGCCTCCCCTGCGCCTCGCCCAGCGTCAGCTCCCTGCCTTCTCCCGGGCTGTGAGGGCGCCCTCTCCCATGGTGCACGCTGCTCCTGAATCCTCCAGGGGGGCGACCATGGTGCCTCCTGTGGATGCAGCAGCCCTGCTCcagggtgtgtgtgaggtgtacggGCAGGGGAAGCCCCTCTATGACCTGCAGTACCACAACATGGGGCCTGATGGGTTCCTGTGCTTCAGCTACCGGGTGTATGTGCCGGGGCTGGCCACACCCTTCACTGGGATGGTGCAGACTCTGCCCGGCCCCACCCCTGGAGCCACACAGGAAGAGGCTCGCAGAGCTACAGCCCAGCAGGTCCTCAGCACTCTGTACAGGGCTTGA
- the dnd1 gene encoding dead end protein 1 isoform X4: protein MEERSSQVLNPERLKALEMWLQETDVKLTQVNGQRKYGGPPDDWLGAPPGPGCEVFISQIPRDVFEDQLIPLFRAVGPLWEFRLMMNFSGQNRGFAYAKYDSPASAAAAIRSLHGRALGSGARLSVRRSTEKRQLCLGELPTSTRREQLLQVLLDFSEGVEGVSLRAGPGEQGMSAVVVYASHHAASMAKKVLIEAFKKRFGLAITLKWQSSSRPKHEEPPRPSKTPPSSPPKPPRRSLDSPRPPLRLAQRQLPAFSRAVRAPSPMVHAAPESSRGATMVPPVDAAALLQGVCEVYGQGKPLYDLQYHNMGPDGFLCFSYRVYVPGLATPFTGMVQTLPGPTPGATQEEARRATAQQVLSTLYRA, encoded by the exons ATGGAGGAGCGTTCAAGTCAG GTGTTGAACCCGGAGCGACTGAAGGCGCTGGAGATGTGGCTGCAGGAGACTGACGTCAAACTGACACAGGTCAATGGCCAGAGGAAATATGGAGGTCCACCTGATG ACTGGCTTGGTGCCCCCCCTGGGCCGGGCTGTGAGGTGTTCATAAGCCAGATCCCGCGGGATGTCTTTGAGGACCAGCTGATTCCGCTGTTCCGTGCCGTGGGCCCCCTCTGGGAGTTCCGCCTCATGATGAACTTCAGCGGACAGAACCGTGGCTTTGCCTACGCCAAGTACGACAGCCCTGCCTCGGCCGCTGCCGCCATCCGCTCGTTGCATGGCCGTGCCCTGGGGTCAGGGGCACGCCTCAGTGTACGGCGCAGCACGGAGAAGCGTCAGCTCTGTCTTGGGGAGCTGCCCACCAGCACAAGGAGGGAGCAACTGCTGCAG GTGCTGCTGGACTTCTCTGAGGGGGTAGAGGGTGTGTCCCTGAGAGCAGGGCCTGGGGAACAGGGGATGTCTGCAGTGGTGGTCTATGCCTCCCACCATGCAGCTTCCATGGCCAAGAAGGTGCTGATTGAAG CCTTTAAGAAACGCTTCGGGCTGGCCATCACTTTGAAGTGGCAGTCCTCTTCTAGGCCCAAGCACGAAGAGCCTCCCAGACCCTCCAaaacccctccttcctctcctcccaaaCCTCCCCGCCGCTCCCTCGACAGCCCCCGGCCTCCCCTGCGCCTCGCCCAGCGTCAGCTCCCTGCCTTCTCCCGGGCTGTGAGGGCGCCCTCTCCCATGGTGCACGCTGCTCCTGAATCCTCCAGGGGGGCGACCATGGTGCCTCCTGTGGATGCAGCAGCCCTGCTCcagggtgtgtgtgaggtgtacggGCAGGGGAAGCCCCTCTATGACCTGCAGTACCACAACATGGGGCCTGATGGGTTCCTGTGCTTCAGCTACCGGGTGTATGTGCCGGGGCTGGCCACACCCTTCACTGGGATGGTGCAGACTCTGCCCGGCCCCACCCCTGGAGCCACACAGGAAGAGGCTCGCAGAGCTACAGCCCAGCAGGTCCTCAGCACTCTGTACAGGGCTTGA
- the dnd1 gene encoding dead end protein 1 isoform X5: MWLQETDVKLTQVNGQRKYGGPPDDWLGAPPGPGCEVFISQIPRDVFEDQLIPLFRAVGPLWEFRLMMNFSGQNRGFAYAKYDSPASAAAAIRSLHGRALGSGARLSVRRSTEKRQLCLGELPTSTRREQLLQVLLDFSEGVEGVSLRAGPGEQGMSAVVVYASHHAASMAKKVLIEAFKKRFGLAITLKWQSSSRPKHEEPPRPSKTPPSSPPKPPRRSLDSPRPPLRLAQRQLPAFSRAVRAPSPMVHAAPESSRGATMVPPVDAAALLQGVCEVYGQGKPLYDLQYHNMGPDGFLCFSYRVYVPGLATPFTGMVQTLPGPTPGATQEEARRATAQQVLSTLYRA, from the exons ATGTGGCTGCAGGAGACTGACGTCAAACTGACACAGGTCAATGGCCAGAGGAAATATGGAGGTCCACCTGATG ACTGGCTTGGTGCCCCCCCTGGGCCGGGCTGTGAGGTGTTCATAAGCCAGATCCCGCGGGATGTCTTTGAGGACCAGCTGATTCCGCTGTTCCGTGCCGTGGGCCCCCTCTGGGAGTTCCGCCTCATGATGAACTTCAGCGGACAGAACCGTGGCTTTGCCTACGCCAAGTACGACAGCCCTGCCTCGGCCGCTGCCGCCATCCGCTCGTTGCATGGCCGTGCCCTGGGGTCAGGGGCACGCCTCAGTGTACGGCGCAGCACGGAGAAGCGTCAGCTCTGTCTTGGGGAGCTGCCCACCAGCACAAGGAGGGAGCAACTG CTGCAGGTGCTGCTGGACTTCTCTGAGGGGGTAGAGGGTGTGTCCCTGAGAGCAGGGCCTGGGGAACAGGGGATGTCTGCAGTGGTGGTCTATGCCTCCCACCATGCAGCTTCCATGGCCAAGAAGGTGCTGATTGAAG CCTTTAAGAAACGCTTCGGGCTGGCCATCACTTTGAAGTGGCAGTCCTCTTCTAGGCCCAAGCACGAAGAGCCTCCCAGACCCTCCAaaacccctccttcctctcctcccaaaCCTCCCCGCCGCTCCCTCGACAGCCCCCGGCCTCCCCTGCGCCTCGCCCAGCGTCAGCTCCCTGCCTTCTCCCGGGCTGTGAGGGCGCCCTCTCCCATGGTGCACGCTGCTCCTGAATCCTCCAGGGGGGCGACCATGGTGCCTCCTGTGGATGCAGCAGCCCTGCTCcagggtgtgtgtgaggtgtacggGCAGGGGAAGCCCCTCTATGACCTGCAGTACCACAACATGGGGCCTGATGGGTTCCTGTGCTTCAGCTACCGGGTGTATGTGCCGGGGCTGGCCACACCCTTCACTGGGATGGTGCAGACTCTGCCCGGCCCCACCCCTGGAGCCACACAGGAAGAGGCTCGCAGAGCTACAGCCCAGCAGGTCCTCAGCACTCTGTACAGGGCTTGA